The Streptomyces aurantiacus genome includes a region encoding these proteins:
- a CDS encoding aminotransferase class V-fold PLP-dependent enzyme produces the protein MSAVHPRYGTRQDGTSADWQREIRKQFPIITAHPELAYLDSAATSQKPQAVLDAVQTYLATSNANAGRGMYPWANRTTELVERTRNRVKEFLKDPDPQRSAVHFTGGTTDGLRTVARDWLIAHLTDGDEILVPFADHRANLDPWLEARQLLAARGVEVRVRELPYQTASGDYDHRALDRVVGPRTRFVAATHVHHVYGADMNVHRIRAAVGPDVPICLDAAQSVGHLPVSVADPALDVDFVVFSGHKALALPGTGAVWARNTRGPAFQPGGWQGTPNTVGIASLEAALDWLDTVGTDRVARWTGALTARLTEGLEGLAAYEVLGCQASLGVESVVPATQRRHGIVTFRHQDIPSDDLGFILFSHGFMVRADSLCQAGAGEKDGSVRVSLHVYNTVEEIDRLLSVLTELC, from the coding sequence ATGAGCGCGGTACACCCCCGGTACGGGACCCGGCAGGACGGCACGTCGGCCGACTGGCAGCGGGAGATCAGGAAGCAGTTCCCCATCATCACCGCCCACCCCGAGCTGGCATACCTCGACAGCGCGGCCACCTCGCAGAAGCCGCAGGCCGTGCTGGATGCAGTACAGACCTACCTCGCGACGTCGAACGCCAACGCGGGGCGCGGCATGTATCCGTGGGCCAACCGGACGACAGAGCTGGTCGAACGGACCCGGAACCGGGTCAAGGAGTTCCTGAAGGACCCGGACCCCCAGCGCTCGGCCGTCCACTTCACCGGCGGAACCACCGACGGGCTGCGAACGGTGGCCCGTGACTGGCTCATCGCGCATCTGACGGACGGCGACGAGATCCTTGTCCCCTTCGCGGACCACCGGGCGAACCTGGACCCCTGGCTGGAGGCCCGGCAACTGCTGGCCGCCCGGGGTGTCGAAGTACGGGTGAGGGAGTTGCCCTACCAGACGGCATCCGGCGACTACGACCACAGGGCGCTGGACCGGGTCGTCGGCCCGCGCACCCGCTTCGTCGCCGCCACCCACGTTCACCACGTGTACGGCGCAGACATGAACGTCCACCGCATCCGCGCAGCCGTCGGCCCGGACGTGCCGATCTGCCTGGACGCCGCCCAGAGCGTCGGTCATCTGCCTGTCTCTGTCGCCGATCCCGCGCTCGATGTGGACTTCGTGGTCTTCTCCGGCCACAAGGCACTGGCCCTGCCCGGCACCGGTGCCGTCTGGGCACGGAACACGCGCGGTCCAGCTTTCCAGCCCGGCGGGTGGCAGGGCACGCCCAACACTGTGGGAATCGCCTCGCTGGAAGCCGCGCTCGATTGGCTGGACACGGTGGGCACGGACCGCGTCGCGCGCTGGACCGGCGCCCTCACGGCTCGCCTCACCGAGGGACTCGAGGGCCTCGCCGCCTACGAGGTCCTGGGCTGCCAGGCCAGTCTGGGCGTCGAATCCGTCGTCCCCGCCACCCAGCGCCGCCACGGCATCGTCACTTTCCGGCACCAGGACATCCCCTCCGACGACCTCGGCTTCATCCTGTTCAGCCACGGGTTCATGGTGCGGGCCGACAGCCTCTGCCAGGCGGGAGCCGGGGAGAAGGACGGATCGGTGCGGGTCAGCTTGCATGTGTACAACACAGTCGAGGAGATCGACCGCCTGCTGTCGGTCCTCACAGAGCTGTGCTGA
- a CDS encoding class I SAM-dependent methyltransferase — protein MGVSMATAKTWVERWERQQQHYAVHREERFTVIADVIEHVTADRTGPLLLDLGCGPGSLAARLDERLPDAEIVAVDMDPLLLELARTHHAGAARYVDAVIGEDGWTDVLGLNRPLDAAVSTTALHYLTEPVLLSTYRRLARLLRPGGALVNGDHFPPGGPPCSDLTAHVGRRQAERSRTHANEDWQSWWTAAAQDPELADLFTEREQRKPSGADGGGGDNGLTAARHAELLRQAGFRHVTPVWQFGDSQVLVAVKD, from the coding sequence ATGGGCGTCAGCATGGCGACAGCCAAAACGTGGGTGGAGCGCTGGGAGCGGCAGCAGCAGCACTATGCCGTCCACCGCGAGGAACGGTTCACCGTGATCGCCGATGTGATCGAGCACGTCACCGCCGACCGGACCGGACCCCTCCTCCTGGATCTGGGCTGTGGGCCCGGCTCCTTGGCGGCACGGCTCGACGAGCGACTGCCGGACGCCGAGATCGTCGCCGTCGACATGGACCCGCTGCTCCTGGAACTCGCCCGCACCCACCACGCGGGCGCCGCCCGCTACGTGGACGCCGTGATCGGCGAGGACGGGTGGACCGATGTCCTCGGCCTGAACCGACCCCTCGACGCGGCCGTCTCGACGACCGCCCTCCACTACCTCACCGAGCCGGTCCTGCTCAGCACCTATCGTCGCCTGGCGCGACTCCTGCGCCCCGGCGGAGCGCTCGTCAACGGGGACCACTTCCCGCCGGGCGGCCCGCCCTGCTCGGACCTGACCGCACATGTGGGCCGACGTCAGGCCGAACGGTCACGCACCCACGCCAACGAGGACTGGCAGTCCTGGTGGACGGCCGCGGCCCAAGACCCTGAGCTGGCAGACCTGTTCACCGAGCGCGAGCAGCGCAAGCCGTCGGGCGCCGACGGCGGCGGAGGGGACAACGGCCTGACCGCGGCCCGCCACGCCGAACTGCTGAGGCAGGCAGGCTTCCGGCATGTCACTCCGGTCTGGCAGTTCGGCGACAGTCAGGTCCTGGTCGCGGTCAAGGACTGA
- a CDS encoding GNAT family N-acetyltransferase translates to MTVNEAATAPALTQITRPRSIPPDLRRELIDCWVAVANTGGAVIAPEFPLPPVSTREAGAAMDRLISGLDPQRARLLVATVNGALAGWLIVRRDEHPLVAHCGVVNHVQTHPRFRGRGIGATLMYRVRDIARDEMGLERLGLAARGGLGLEDFYRRLGWTEIGRWPGALRVAPGDDRDEILMGLTL, encoded by the coding sequence ATGACCGTGAACGAGGCAGCGACGGCACCCGCGTTGACTCAGATCACCCGGCCCCGGTCGATCCCACCCGACCTCAGACGGGAACTGATCGACTGCTGGGTGGCGGTGGCGAACACCGGCGGGGCCGTCATCGCACCCGAGTTCCCGCTGCCGCCCGTGAGCACCCGCGAGGCCGGAGCGGCGATGGACCGGCTCATCAGCGGGCTCGATCCTCAGCGCGCCAGGCTCCTGGTGGCCACGGTGAACGGCGCGCTCGCGGGCTGGCTCATCGTGCGTCGCGACGAGCATCCTCTTGTCGCGCACTGCGGTGTGGTCAACCACGTCCAGACGCATCCGCGCTTCCGCGGCCGCGGCATCGGCGCCACCTTGATGTACCGGGTGCGCGACATCGCCCGCGACGAAATGGGCCTGGAGAGACTGGGGCTCGCCGCGAGAGGGGGTCTGGGCCTTGAGGACTTCTATCGCAGGCTGGGCTGGACGGAGATCGGCCGATGGCCGGGGGCGCTGCGCGTGGCCCCGGGCGACGACCGTGACGAGATCCTGATGGGCCTGACCCTCTGA
- a CDS encoding ArsR/SmtB family transcription factor, with amino-acid sequence MSTTSPPPADDPPQDLQAASELLRALASPVRLGIVAELSSGGKYVHELVAALGVSQPLVSQHLRVLRTSRIVTARRQARETRYSLTDDHVAHIVLDAIHHAQE; translated from the coding sequence ATGTCGACAACTTCCCCTCCCCCGGCGGACGATCCGCCACAGGACCTGCAGGCAGCCAGTGAACTGCTGCGCGCCCTGGCATCACCGGTACGCCTGGGCATCGTGGCCGAACTGTCGAGCGGCGGGAAGTACGTCCACGAACTGGTGGCCGCCCTCGGCGTCAGCCAGCCCCTGGTCTCCCAGCACCTGAGGGTCCTGCGCACCTCCCGGATCGTCACGGCACGACGTCAGGCCCGGGAAACCCGGTACAGCCTCACCGACGACCACGTCGCACACATCGTGCTGGACGCCATCCACCACGCACAGGAGTAG
- a CDS encoding LLM class flavin-dependent oxidoreductase — protein sequence MIVDGGVVRAGITILPEYRWAEAKPRWQAAEAYGFAHAWTFDHLGWGPLVDHTWLGAVPTLGAAATVTSRIELGFMVASPNFRHPLSFARDVLAVDDLSDGRCTVGIGAGGVGGYDVEVFGGATKAASPFRRYREFVELLDALLTKDRVDYSGEYYTAVDARNAPGCVQRPRTPFVLAANGPKALALAAKHGEGWVTLGTDHDSLAGWWRSLAEVSARFDEALAAESRDPATVRRFLQTDAAPVFSLSSVECYRDFLGRADELGFTDVLAPWPRESGPFAGDEAILDTVASDVLPSLT from the coding sequence ATGATCGTAGATGGGGGTGTCGTGCGGGCCGGGATCACGATCTTGCCGGAGTACCGTTGGGCCGAGGCGAAGCCACGGTGGCAGGCAGCGGAGGCGTACGGGTTCGCCCACGCGTGGACGTTCGACCACCTGGGCTGGGGTCCGCTCGTCGACCACACCTGGTTGGGCGCCGTGCCGACATTGGGCGCGGCGGCGACGGTGACCTCGCGGATCGAGTTGGGCTTCATGGTCGCGTCGCCGAACTTCCGCCACCCGCTGTCGTTCGCCAGGGACGTGCTCGCGGTGGACGACCTGTCCGACGGCCGCTGCACGGTCGGCATCGGCGCGGGCGGGGTGGGCGGCTACGACGTGGAGGTGTTCGGGGGCGCCACGAAGGCCGCCAGCCCGTTCCGCCGGTACCGGGAGTTCGTCGAGCTGCTGGACGCCCTGCTCACCAAGGACCGGGTCGACTACTCCGGCGAGTACTACACGGCCGTGGACGCACGGAACGCGCCGGGTTGCGTGCAGCGACCGCGCACGCCGTTCGTGCTGGCTGCCAACGGGCCGAAGGCGCTGGCCCTGGCTGCAAAGCACGGCGAGGGGTGGGTCACCCTGGGTACCGACCACGACTCGTTGGCCGGCTGGTGGCGCTCGTTGGCCGAGGTGTCGGCCCGGTTCGACGAGGCGTTGGCCGCCGAATCCCGCGATCCCGCCACGGTCCGCCGGTTCCTCCAGACCGACGCAGCGCCGGTCTTCTCGCTTTCGAGTGTCGAGTGCTACCGCGACTTCCTCGGTCGGGCGGACGAGCTCGGCTTCACCGACGTTCTGGCGCCGTGGCCGAGGGAGTCGGGCCCGTTCGCGGGTGACGAGGCGATCCTCGACACCGTGGCTTCGGACGTGCTGCCGTCCCTGACCTGA
- a CDS encoding alpha/beta fold hydrolase, which produces MTMIDLDRVQLFCTALGSDRTAPLLLVHGWGGDGREWSAHAEALADRFRVIVPDLRGHGRSEVPEEGNTMGEMADDLAALLRHLGTGPTTAVGHSMGGQIVNLLAVRHPELVRSVVALDPAHGAHGTEAEGVPARLEEYREHGARAAADFVAGAFSAGAPAGLRTAHLRTMLGTPNHVIAQAYASMYADPGAVGVRPHSEAYLRHRAQPALTVWTSAEAAAWERDTLRVPGSRVDHWPDSGHYLHEEHPERTVRLVEDWELGGRENGGPGWLPPTGRSSRALQVPRR; this is translated from the coding sequence ATGACGATGATCGACCTGGACCGAGTGCAGCTCTTCTGCACCGCTCTCGGGTCCGACCGGACGGCCCCGCTGCTCCTGGTGCACGGCTGGGGCGGAGACGGCCGGGAGTGGTCCGCGCATGCCGAGGCGCTGGCCGACCGGTTCCGCGTGATCGTCCCCGACCTGCGCGGGCACGGCCGCTCTGAAGTACCCGAGGAAGGCAACACCATGGGGGAAATGGCCGACGACCTCGCCGCGCTGCTCCGCCACCTGGGCACCGGGCCGACGACTGCCGTGGGTCACTCCATGGGCGGCCAGATCGTCAACCTGCTGGCCGTACGGCATCCGGAGTTGGTCCGCTCGGTCGTCGCGCTCGATCCGGCGCACGGCGCGCACGGCACGGAAGCGGAGGGAGTTCCGGCCCGGCTCGAGGAGTACCGGGAACACGGGGCACGCGCCGCGGCCGACTTCGTCGCCGGTGCCTTCTCGGCGGGTGCTCCGGCGGGACTGCGTACCGCCCACCTCCGCACCATGCTCGGCACGCCGAACCACGTCATCGCCCAGGCGTATGCCAGCATGTACGCCGACCCCGGCGCGGTCGGCGTCCGCCCACACAGCGAGGCGTACCTGCGCCACCGTGCGCAGCCCGCGCTCACCGTGTGGACCTCGGCGGAGGCGGCAGCCTGGGAACGCGACACTCTGCGCGTCCCCGGTTCCCGCGTCGACCACTGGCCCGACAGCGGTCACTACCTGCACGAGGAACACCCCGAACGCACCGTGCGCCTGGTCGAGGACTGGGAGCTCGGCGGCCGAGAGAACGGGGGGCCTGGCTGGCTTCCTCCTACTGGCCGATCTTCTCGAGCTCTGCAAGTTCCTCGTCGGTGA
- a CDS encoding aldo/keto reductase family oxidoreductase, with translation MSNSTNTSTASLSGGTWTLGDLTVTRFGYGAMQLAGPGVMGPPADREGALAVLREAAGLGISHIDTAGAYGPRVTNQLIREALHPYSESLHIVTKVGAVRDQQGGWPTARQPEDLRRAVHENLEDLGLDSLDVVNLRLGDAQGLQPGSLAEPFEALVELQQQGLIRHLGVSNATAEQVAEAQAIAPIVCVQNMYNLAHRQDDELIDELAGQGIAYVPFFPLGGFTPLQSTTLSAVATRLDSTPMAVALAWLLRRSPNILLIPGTSSVAHLRENVAGTRLSLTDEELAELEKIGQ, from the coding sequence ATGAGCAACAGCACGAACACATCCACCGCGTCACTTTCCGGCGGCACCTGGACCCTGGGCGATCTGACCGTCACTCGCTTCGGCTACGGCGCCATGCAGCTCGCCGGCCCCGGAGTCATGGGCCCCCCTGCCGACCGCGAGGGCGCGCTCGCCGTCCTGCGCGAGGCCGCCGGCCTCGGGATCAGCCATATCGACACCGCCGGTGCCTACGGACCGCGTGTCACCAACCAGTTGATCCGTGAAGCGCTGCACCCCTATTCCGAATCGCTGCACATCGTGACCAAGGTCGGCGCGGTCCGCGATCAGCAGGGCGGCTGGCCCACCGCCCGGCAGCCCGAGGACCTGCGCCGCGCCGTCCACGAGAACCTTGAGGACCTCGGACTCGATTCGCTGGACGTGGTCAACCTCCGGCTCGGCGACGCTCAGGGTCTCCAGCCCGGCTCGCTCGCCGAGCCCTTCGAGGCCCTCGTCGAACTCCAGCAGCAGGGCCTGATCAGGCACCTCGGAGTGAGTAACGCGACGGCGGAGCAGGTCGCCGAGGCGCAGGCGATCGCGCCGATCGTGTGCGTGCAGAACATGTACAACCTCGCCCACCGGCAGGACGACGAGCTGATCGACGAACTCGCAGGCCAGGGCATCGCCTACGTGCCCTTCTTCCCGCTCGGAGGCTTCACCCCACTGCAGTCCACAACGCTTTCCGCCGTGGCCACCCGGCTGGATTCGACGCCGATGGCGGTCGCCCTGGCCTGGCTGCTGCGGCGGTCGCCGAACATCCTGCTCATTCCCGGCACCTCGTCGGTGGCGCACCTGCGGGAGAACGTCGCCGGCACAAGGCTCTCGCTCACCGACGAGGAACTTGCAGAGCTCGAGAAGATCGGCCAGTAG
- a CDS encoding LysR family transcriptional regulator — protein sequence MDTLETRELRYFTAVAEELHFGRAAERLGMAQPPLSRAIQQLERRLGVSLLQRDRRGVSLTGAGEVLLHEGRAALDATTAAARRTRRAGGADSPGGPRNRLVLAVKAGASHELLHKLLDAYAAEPDAAEIEVLPSGTCEQEKMLRDGRADVALMHKPFNSLAGFDSEELMTEGQVAILPAGHPLAAQRTLSLADVTDIPGLPLARWSRHGTYPPGPGPEIHDQTQLAQLIALGRTMAVFPDSARAWLWAEHTAVPLADAPPVVTHIAWPAHSRSLALAGLIRTATRL from the coding sequence GTGGACACCTTGGAGACCCGCGAGCTGAGGTACTTCACGGCCGTCGCTGAAGAACTGCACTTCGGTCGCGCCGCCGAACGCCTCGGCATGGCCCAGCCACCACTGTCCCGGGCGATCCAGCAGCTCGAACGGCGCCTCGGCGTCTCCCTGTTGCAACGGGACCGCCGCGGCGTCTCCCTCACCGGCGCCGGGGAAGTACTGCTGCACGAGGGCCGCGCAGCCCTCGACGCGACCACCGCCGCCGCCCGCCGCACCCGTCGCGCCGGTGGCGCCGACAGTCCGGGCGGCCCTCGCAACCGCCTGGTGCTGGCGGTGAAGGCGGGCGCGTCGCACGAGCTGCTGCACAAGCTCCTCGATGCCTACGCGGCCGAGCCCGACGCCGCCGAGATCGAGGTGCTGCCGAGCGGCACGTGTGAACAGGAAAAGATGCTGCGCGATGGCCGCGCCGATGTGGCACTCATGCACAAACCGTTCAACTCCCTCGCCGGATTCGACAGCGAGGAACTGATGACCGAGGGGCAGGTCGCGATCCTGCCCGCCGGGCACCCCCTCGCCGCGCAGAGGACTCTGTCCCTGGCCGACGTCACCGACATCCCCGGTCTTCCGCTGGCCCGCTGGTCCCGCCACGGCACGTACCCACCCGGCCCGGGCCCTGAGATCCACGACCAGACACAGCTGGCCCAGCTGATCGCTCTCGGACGCACCATGGCCGTCTTCCCCGACTCCGCCCGCGCCTGGCTGTGGGCCGAGCACACCGCAGTCCCCCTGGCCGATGCACCCCCCGTCGTCACCCACATCGCCTGGCCCGCGCACAGCCGCTCCCTCGCCCTCGCCGGGCTGATCCGCACGGCCACACGGCTGTGA